The Sphingobacteriales bacterium genome segment GCAACTTCGTCAACCTTGAGTTTCTGCCTGAAGCCATCAGTGGGAAAAAATTTTTCGAGCCTTCTAAAAATCCGAGAGAGGAAGAAATCAGAAAACATTTGCGTCAACTCTGGAAAAACAAATATGGATATTGAAACCAAACGCAAATAAGTCTTCAAAATGAACCTAAAGATTGAGAACCTGAATCAGGGTGGCAAAAAAATTGAATAATCGAATACGTATGAATACGCGGATGTTTTTACTGGTATTAATGCTGTTTCCTTTTGGGGTCATTGCTCAGGAAAATATTTCATTTTCAAAGGTTTACAGGAGTTTTGAGGTAGATGAAAGCCCGCAGTATCCTTACGGAAAAGATTCGCTTGAAAAATACCTTCGCAATGGTTTGCAGAATATAAATGTATCTGTATGCCACGGTACAGCCATGGTATCTTTTATAGTGGAAACAGATGGTA includes the following:
- a CDS encoding replication-associated recombination protein A; amino-acid sequence: NFVNLEFLPEAISGKKFFEPSKNPREEEIRKHLRQLWKNKYGY